The Ziziphus jujuba cultivar Dongzao chromosome 5, ASM3175591v1 genome segment TTTCTAACATAATTACATGAGTTGTATATtactatataattaatttctcaaaacttttttgttaaaaatactttttaatcCGGTGACAAagtgatttttttataatttggaaGATAAAGTACAAATCCTATAATAATTTAGGAAgtatatttaacaaaaatacacctaaaaaaaaaaaagaaaaagaaagatatttcTTCTTGGAGTGAAGCTTTAAATTGGGAGTAGGCATCGAGGGGTCGTATAGGGAAGTTTATAGGAAGAGTAGGCTGGTATATATGATGAAGTTAGTATAGGCTTTCACTTTTCATAGTGAAAATGACAGATCAGACTCAAATTGCCTGCTCATTAGCATGAGCTGCCGGATAATAGGGTGGACATAATTTGTCTAATTCATTGGCCAACTTCTTATTGTCAAGgcataaaactaataaattcttatatgataaattaatgTCCTTATCATTTTAATATCTAAGTACATATTCGGTCTATGAATATGTGTCTTCTAAAagaattaaacaataaaaaattatcatgaaTTAGTTACTGAATTATAATGATATATGTTCAATGAATGATCAAACTTTTAATAGTAAGGTACAGGTTGCTTCTACTTTTGCCCTCCTCTTATTCTAAGAACAAACAGTGTTCTTCTAAGCCAAGAGAACgcctgaaaaaagaaaagttgtgGTATCATCTCATATTTAAtctctgttgttttaacttgcAAGTGGCTATCTTTTGGTTACGcttctttttcctttgcttttattttattttttatttttctatttttttaaaaggaaattggTATCTTTTGctacttcattttctttttctttttaatgaaagGTTAGTTGTTTAGCCAAAAAGGTATATAAAATAGCTTAGCCAATGATGGATCTAAAGCAGTAGAGAACCTATGGCCCATAGCTACTGCTCTTGATTTTGGAAtcgatataattttttttttttcccttgatgTTTTATAATCATGTGGTTAGCATCTTTCTAATAAAGATCTTTacttaattcaccaaaaaaataaaaataaaaataaaaagagagttTTGCTTATTCTCCTTCACACAATATCTTTTAGCATTTTGAAATAGGACGTTATAATAGACCACACATAAATGGAAAAAGAGGAgtatttaaaaaactatttcttcaataaaaaatttatttattttaaagagaaataaattaaaaaacagcaACCCTTATTATAGGGAGTTGGTCGTGGGAAAGAAAACAGGAGTCCTTTTTGTGGGTATATATCATGTAAATGAAACTATTAGCTTTCCAAAATGAGGTATAACTGGGCTAATTGAGGACCGTCGCTAAGCACCGAGTACGTCAAAATGGCTTTGGTTGAGGCATGTGAGTGAGTAGGCGGGTGGGtatacaattaaataaagaggTCCACGGACCATGGGGTGTTGGTGAAGCTTTTTGTGGGTGTCTTGGGGTGAATGAAGTCgatgaatatattaaaaaaatgctaCAAAAATTTGCTCAACCACTTGGTTCGTTAACTACCCAACCGATGGCTGAAAGCTTGAGAGCGATGGCAAATTTGGTCATGCCCCGTACGTGATTTATTACTCCTTTGggatttcaattttcaaatgctCAATTCCATTCATTTCCATGCTTACTTTGCACCCATAAATGCTCTTTTTCAGATACTGTGGATTATTTTGGGTTCGAAATCATAGGGACCTTCCTCATGTGGGTCCTCCGAACCCAACATCCATTTGATATAATAATTCCTACTTGTCCTCCTATCTCATGGATCATCACTCATCATAATCCTCCACAGCCCCACTCCATACACCATAACATGATTCTCTTGTTGGGTTTTCCACTTTTTTACCCCTCTGATTTGCCATAAAGGAGTGGCTTACCAGTTGTAATGGGACTTTACAATttgcttcatcttcttcttgggATGTGATAAAAGGTGTTTACACGTCCTAATTTATGATGGATGCTTCTTTGATCCctaaaacaatgataataaaatttgatttaacatATTTTATCTCTACTTTATAATTAGGTAGTTTTCATAAAAACAACCTAGtggtaaaattaatatttcttctacaaaatattagaatttaaattcctcATTATCCTTCACTTATTGCATGCGATTAATTTTTGAATCCAATCAATTTGTAACAAAAAGTTAATCAACACTTTGTTAATTAGATAGTTTCCATAAGAACATCTTAGGTGTAAAGCTAAGACTTCTTTCAGCTGAGTCTCCCCCCACACCTAAAGCTACAATTTCACTTATTGCATGACCCACCTCATTTTAATAAAAACcttattaaaaattcatttggtcaacataaatacaaatatgttATGCAACACATGCATTGCCAATATACAatgcatatgtaaaaattcAATTCATGGTTgcataaaaaaaggaagaaccAAAATTCatggaataaattaatttatataataaattcataATCACCCCTAATTAAAGGAGTGGAGTGGAGGTTATGCtccaataaattttcaaaaataaaagagaaaaaagaaatagaaatgcAAAATGTCTAAAGAGTCGGTTTAACGAGTGAAAGCGTGAGGTGGAGGCAGTTATAGTTTggagtaattaattttagtgaCGAGGGCTAGAGCCGTTGTCAATGGTGAAAATGAAGGACAATAATTGAAATGGCTTCCGTGTCTCCATTCTACATGACAAGGTCTCTTCATGGATAAGCCTACGATGCTGCGCGTGCGTCTGCAGAACAATTGCATAAACACctcattataaaatatatttcatttatttattcaaaatttgttgatttccctttttttttttttttttattaagccaTGTTTAGTAACTAAATTCCATTAGGGAAATGAAATATGATATGATTGCTTTTTACATAAAAATCTAAAGACAGTATATGTTCTATTCTTAATATTACCCAATTTTTTCTGAGTTGAAAAATGAAACTTAAAATATTTCCTTTAATTCCCCAACTTCAACGATAGCTCTGGATCAAAATTCTTTTGGTTTCTTAGAACATTTGTAAAGGAGATTATCTAAACCAAAAGTTTACTTTCTTAATTACGGCCTATATAGATTTCCTTTGCTTAATATGCTGGGTAAGATGTAAAGTCGGGGCATAAGAAACTAACTTCAACGGCAATCcaattagttatttttttatgtataaaattcATATCCCAGAAATTAGATAGGGATGGAACAGGCATTGAAAGATGCAtgaacaaatatgcattttaggggtaaaaaaataaaataaaatttgaacatGTTAATATTGATCTCttgcaattaataaatatattcctTAGGAACGAAATGTTATTAATctggtaataaataaataaaaaaatgaaattacgtGTCCATAAAtcattttccatctttttttttttaaaaaaaatcaaatcattttCCACCTTTATATGAAAACGTTGGCTCGCTATTTACctcaattatataaaaaaatctattgccaaaaataaataaataaatatgtatatatgtatatatatatatatatatatatatcaaaaattcTATTAACACTTTCATGTGGCTGGACTAATATTATCAGTCTTCTATTAAATCCAATAACATTTGAAACAAATAGCGGAGTATGTAATGGAATAACATAAAaccgaataaaataaaataaataaatgacttTGCTACGTTAGTAGCTTATTTTTATTGACATTTCTAAagtgttacttttttttttttttttacaaaaagaaataaaaacaggGAAGAGTTTCAATTTATCTTgaacttttgctgtattcttttaattttctaaataattctTATGTCTTTATtcagaaaatattaaatttaaaaagaaattatcataaataaatatattaagctttaagtttttttgtttttaatatagtttatggagaaataaaaaaaacaaaaagtaaacatAAAGCAAGCTaaataacagaaaaacaaactattttttaattaaaaaagctatttttaatttttatttatttcatgagaaaaaaaaaaaaaaagaactgttAGGAAAAACAAAGGAAAGGCAGCCAATTTATGAGTTATAAAAAGGGCCTCACGGAGCAAACACTTTCGGCCGCCGGAAGAACCCAAAATCGAAGATTCTTCTTCCTaagaaaaagtatatttttttaaatatcagagAATTCCAAAACCTTCTATTCCCAATCTACCCCTCGAAGCGcacaacaaattttattttattttttctaatctaCCCCCTCTCTATCGGTTTTAGCAAAACTCCGTTCCGTTTTGGAGGAAAAGCCGGTGGatattgctttttattttttcagggTGGAGCTCTGCCCAGCTTTATAATTTTACATTTCGAAGGGGAAAGTGTGCCAGAAAAAATGCTTTGTCGGATGGTGTTGGTTCATAGGAAGAAGAAGATTGGAACGGTGCCGGTTTATCTGAATGTCTACGATCTCACTCCCATCAATGGTTACGCTTATTGGCTCGGCCTTGGGGTCTATCATTCTGGTGTTCAGGGTAATGGGTTTCACTGGTTTCAAAATGGTTTTACTGGGTTCTTGATTGTTTTGTGTTTTCTGATCTGTGTTTGGTTTCCCAGAAACCCAAGGAACCGTTgggataaaacaaaaaattaaaaattaaaattaaaataaaaaaattaaaaattgcgtccttttttcttttctttgatcTGTAACAGCTGTTTTAAGTGGTAGATGTTATGAGATCCCTGTTATCCAtttttacgttttttttttttttaaataaattttgcttCAGATCTGCTTGTGTGAAACACTGGATGAAAACGTAGGATTctttgtttggttgctgagaaactggtaaaaaaaataaaaaataaaaaatgaaaaaataaaagagaaatttaatattagagagttttttttttttttttgaagtcttCTGCATTTTCGGAGTTAATTTTTCAGGACTGATTTTAGAAGTATGGAAAGTTTTTGTCTTTGTTTGCAGCTTTGAACAAAAATTCCGCAGTCCTTATCTTCTAAGgagtttgatttttcttttctttctatcgTATTCTAAATTCTACACATTAGTTGAAGTTTCCAGTTTGGACATGGAAGCTGAATCTATTTCCCGGCGTGTACTTgggtttaaaatttcatttgttgAATCAGTTCATTTGTTCTTttaattcctttcttttttatcaGCCTCCAATTAGAGTTTTGTGCTTCTTTTCTCTGTTCCGCTATATTATTTTCTGAATGTTTtaagattttcttcttcttttgggatgtgggataaaaataataataataattgtaatttaaCAAATTGCGTTTAACTTTGGGAAACCAATCAATACAATATTTATCTGTATTTTTATAATGAACTAATCAGGAAGCACATAGAAGGGGTACGACCTAGTAAAAAAATTACTGAGAAAAGAcccaatatatttttatatggttttcttGGCAAATAAGTCTCTTAAATGGTCACCTGGTAGTGAAATTTTGTGTCTGCCTCCGTATATGTGTACTTTATCTATTGGCTTAAAATAACTGGTtgtgtattttaattgtttttccagTCCACGGTGTTGAATATGCTTTTGGTGCCCATGACCACTCAACAACTGGAATTTTTGAGGTTGAACCAAAGCAGTGTCCTGGTTTCACATTCAGAAAATCGATTCTGATTGGAAGAACAGATCTGGGCACCAAAGAGGTCCGTGCATTCATGGAGAAATTAGCAGAGGAATATTCTGGGAACACTTACCATCTTATCACGAAGAATTGCAATCACTTCTGCAACGATGTGTGTCACAGGTTGACAGGGAAGCCTATCCCTCGTTGGGTCAATCGGCTCGCTCGACTtggtaagaaatattttatgaaaacacACACACAGCAGAATGTTTTCATTTTCTGAAATTGGATTGAACatagaaaacataaataaacactaaaaatgaaatggtttaaataaaaaaaataaaataaaaataaaaaaacaaaacctctcttttcttcttttatcttGGCATCCCCATTACCCTCAAAAGCATCAGCATTGCTTCTGGCTGTGTCAGTATGTATCATGTTTCCTTCTAGCAAATTTTCagacatttttttgtttttgttctggGAGACCAAAAAGTATCTGCTTTATCTGCTATTAACAAGATGACTAAATAGGAGACACTGTCTGCAAATTTGTCTAAAAGCTGCTATGTTACATTTCCTGTGTTTTCCTTGAAATTGAAATCATTTTTAGAGCATCATCATCCGCACAAATAGTTAATAAAAGAATTTTCATAATTAGAACATTTTTGGTGTTAGAACTAATGCATAAagtgataataataatctttGGTTGAATTTCAATGATGTTAGGATTCTTCTGCAACTGTGTTCTTCCGGCTGGTTTGAATGAAACTAAGGTTCGGCAAGTAAGATCAAGTGGAGGAGTTTATGAGGGAGATAAGAAGAAATTGAGAAGCCATTCTAGTAGGTATCCATCGACTAACCCTCCAACTCATTCATTGTCAACATGTCCTTCTGGTTCAACAGTCAAACGTAGTAGACAAAAACGTTGTGTACCACCATCATCTTCTTTGATTCATTCTTCTTCAACTTCCGCTTTGTCTTTAAAGCTCTAGTAGCTAATTGGGTTTTGGAAAACTTTTtctaggatttaaaatttaatataaaaacaaaaaatggaaaaaaaagaaaaaagaaaatattatttctgcTCCTCCACCTGCTCTTCCATCTCACCCACCGCTTCGTTTTCTGTTCTTGCTGCTGATCTGTTTTTCTAATGGTTTTAGAAACGGCTGCTTGAAATTGTCGCAATGTTTCGTTCTctgtaaaatgcatatatatatatttgttttcctgGCGTATGAGGAGTATCCATGTTTACCAAGTTTAGGTCCtgaattttgtttgtaaatgcATAATTTCGTAAATCATAATGAAAGGGGGGAAAAAGAGCTTATTTTAGGACAtgagtaaaattaattttattgtaatcAGTTAgtatcataattaaaaaaaaaaaaaatcaattgttaaaaaagatttgAGTTTCTTTTTTGCCATGTCTATTCATTAAACGAAATTttgtttcccaaaaaaaaaaaaaatcattaaacgaaatataaatttaaattatctatgtagaaaaaataatatcagcattaaaaaatttgatgtttAGTGAAGTATACAGagcaattcaaattttattcctagatgaataggaaaaagaaaaagaagatttcGTCACAAGGCCAAATTCAAGATTGAAAAGTGAGTGATCATGAACTTGACCGTTCGGAAATATATACTACACGATCAATTTTATGAGCGTATGTCTTATAAATAAAGGTATAAAGGTGAATATTAAAAATGGGATAAAATGGAGAAGTCAAATTGAAGAGGGGAGATTGTGTTCAAGAGATATGGAgaggaatttttctttttttttttggtaattgagagagagagagaggattgtGTAAcgtctaatttattttttatttttttggccaagagaacttttttatttttttatttttttatttttttagggaaGAGAACATGTAATTGAAAATGTATGCAGGTTTATTGTAGTATGCATATGGACaggtttgaaagttatttggGAAGGTATAGGTATAGAGACATTGGGATTCAATTTAATGTAAATGAATGTGGACATGAATATGAACCCATTCCATAATGTAGGTGGGGATAGGGGGGGGTCCTTATTTATCTTCATTATTTATGGAATGGAAAGCAGAAACAGCTCCTTTTTGTTTGTGTGAGATAAGATTCTCCTTGTATGATGTATATCAGCATTATAAGATTATTGGTTTTTATGTCGGTGATTTTCAATACTTGGAATTACGAATTTGCCCATACGGACTTTGTGGACTCATACTATGTTTTGGGTATCcgaattagaatttttttttttttttgaaaaaattattagaatagTTTTAATTGGTTGGTTGCTTGAAACTATTTTCTAAGAAATAGTGTTATTTGGTGCTAGGCTCGGAAATGGATAACtttctattatttatcaaaagaagaaagagacgcGTTAATGTGGATTGTTTTGTATggcgattatttatttattatttattggagTAAAGAAATTT includes the following:
- the LOC107420325 gene encoding deSI-like protein At4g17486 → MLCRMVLVHRKKKIGTVPVYLNVYDLTPINGYAYWLGLGVYHSGVQVHGVEYAFGAHDHSTTGIFEVEPKQCPGFTFRKSILIGRTDLGTKEVRAFMEKLAEEYSGNTYHLITKNCNHFCNDVCHRLTGKPIPRWVNRLARLGFFCNCVLPAGLNETKVRQVRSSGGVYEGDKKKLRSHSSRYPSTNPPTHSLSTCPSGSTVKRSRQKRCVPPSSSLIHSSSTSALSLKL